In Anaerolineales bacterium, the following proteins share a genomic window:
- a CDS encoding histidine kinase dimerization/phosphoacceptor domain-containing protein → MTSRSSQSVAPFRFGGISVIAAYLVIVAEFSQALFSPIQPEHRLWSLGLRVAYLILFTVMMRLRSLRFGFLHSYFAVQSAIAALALWLDPELGAAAALFVLLAFQAALTFTGNSLWVWTGLFAISLAGPLIFHFGALEGLARALMPIAGSFGVAAYIVINRETEFARNESQAILNDLESLHEQLQKYAAEAEDLAIMNERNRIARDLHDSVSQVLFSIALNARSARILLDRKPSQARRQLEDLQRLTQVALAEMRGQITQLRLKSD, encoded by the coding sequence ATGACCTCACGCTCCTCTCAGTCCGTTGCGCCTTTTCGTTTTGGGGGAATATCCGTCATAGCCGCTTATCTGGTTATTGTTGCGGAGTTTTCACAAGCCTTGTTTTCTCCAATCCAACCTGAGCATCGTCTCTGGTCTTTGGGGTTGAGAGTCGCCTATCTGATTCTATTTACCGTTATGATGCGGTTACGATCTCTCCGTTTTGGGTTTTTACATTCATACTTTGCGGTTCAGTCGGCGATTGCCGCGCTAGCGCTTTGGCTTGACCCTGAACTGGGCGCCGCGGCTGCGCTTTTTGTTTTGCTTGCGTTTCAGGCGGCATTGACCTTTACCGGCAATAGCCTCTGGGTATGGACGGGACTTTTTGCCATCTCACTGGCTGGACCGCTCATCTTTCATTTTGGGGCGTTGGAAGGACTGGCTCGCGCGTTGATGCCCATCGCGGGCAGTTTCGGCGTTGCGGCGTATATCGTCATTAATCGCGAGACCGAGTTTGCCCGCAACGAAAGTCAGGCCATACTAAACGACCTCGAATCCCTGCACGAGCAACTGCAAAAATATGCCGCTGAAGCCGAGGATTTAGCGATTATGAACGAACGCAATCGAATTGCTCGCGATCTGCACGACTCAGTTTCGCAGGTCTTATTCAGCATAGCCCTCAACGCGCGGTCGGCTCGAATCCTGTTGGATCGCAAGCCTTCGCAAGCGCGGCGCCAATTGGAAGATCTCCAGCGCTTGACGCAGGTTGCGCTGGCGGAGATGCGCGGTCAA
- a CDS encoding response regulator transcription factor has protein sequence MRPQAEKIKVLIVDDHQMVRQGLRTFLELHEDLTVVGEAGDGITAVELCRRRKPNVMLIDLVMPLMDGIETIRQVKTANAGVKVIALTSFTEEDKILPAIQAGASSYLLKDVTPEDLVEVIRAVHRGEVRLNHEITGKLIGQIIRQPDSAGGAPNPAADLTERERDVARLIGQGQSNQAIARALFISDKTVKTHVSNILRKLNLTDRTQLAIYAIKNKLT, from the coding sequence ATGAGACCACAGGCAGAAAAAATAAAAGTGCTCATCGTAGACGACCACCAAATGGTTCGGCAGGGATTGAGAACTTTCCTGGAATTGCACGAGGATCTGACGGTGGTTGGCGAGGCGGGCGATGGCATAACCGCCGTGGAACTGTGTCGTCGGCGGAAGCCAAATGTGATGCTGATCGATTTGGTCATGCCGCTCATGGATGGCATCGAAACCATTCGCCAGGTCAAAACGGCGAATGCAGGCGTCAAAGTGATTGCATTAACCAGTTTCACCGAAGAGGACAAAATCCTGCCCGCTATTCAGGCCGGCGCCTCCAGTTATCTTTTGAAAGATGTGACGCCCGAGGATCTCGTCGAGGTCATCCGAGCAGTGCATCGCGGCGAGGTCCGTTTGAATCACGAGATCACCGGGAAATTAATCGGGCAGATTATTCGTCAACCTGATTCCGCTGGCGGGGCGCCCAACCCGGCGGCGGATCTCACAGAACGTGAGCGGGATGTGGCGCGCCTGATCGGACAGGGACAAAGCAACCAGGCGATCGCGCGAGCGTTGTTTATCAGCGACAAGACGGTTAAAACGCATGTGAGCAATATTCTGCGTAAGCTAAATTTAACCGACCGCACACAGTTGGCGATTTACGCAATAAAAAATAAACTGACATGA
- a CDS encoding sensor histidine kinase → MLVTYRDDPRFHSLLGLLGCWLLTSVTATIIPKRRWCLPVYLIFQSILIMALLYLAKGEDYFAALFGILSMQIMQWINPKAAAAWIGLFAVLMIFPLVYAYGFLGGIAFAFIYIFGSVLLASYALAMRRAHEAYEHNQSLMRRRQDANRQLQEYSYRIQQLAAARERRHLALELHDSVTQTIFTMTLTTQSALMLFDIDIKRVREQLERLNQLAQSSIVEMQALIYELNPNHPASNGLATAIRQHVVDLQRFGNLSVALDIEGNAPLTPLEERALFRIVQEALNNIIKHSGSTQAAIRLHLTEPLWVEISDQGQGFDLRRIANGNGVGLTGMRERAAEIGWNLRVAALPGSGVNIHIEKN, encoded by the coding sequence ATGTTGGTCACCTATCGAGATGATCCGCGCTTCCATTCACTGCTGGGGTTATTGGGATGCTGGTTGTTGACTAGCGTAACGGCGACGATTATTCCCAAGCGCCGTTGGTGTTTACCTGTATATTTAATCTTTCAATCCATACTGATTATGGCGTTGTTATATCTGGCAAAAGGTGAAGATTATTTTGCCGCCCTCTTCGGCATTCTCAGCATGCAGATCATGCAATGGATTAACCCAAAGGCGGCTGCGGCGTGGATCGGCTTATTTGCCGTTCTGATGATTTTTCCATTGGTATATGCCTATGGTTTTTTAGGAGGGATTGCTTTTGCGTTCATCTATATCTTTGGGAGCGTCCTGCTGGCTTCGTATGCTCTGGCGATGCGGCGCGCACACGAGGCTTATGAGCACAACCAATCTCTGATGCGTCGGCGTCAGGACGCCAACAGACAATTGCAAGAATATTCATACCGGATTCAACAACTGGCGGCAGCGCGCGAACGTCGCCATCTGGCGTTAGAGTTGCACGATTCGGTCACACAGACAATCTTTACCATGACCCTCACTACGCAATCGGCGCTCATGCTTTTCGACATTGATATTAAGCGCGTGCGGGAACAGTTGGAGCGCTTGAATCAACTGGCGCAGAGTTCGATTGTCGAGATGCAGGCTTTGATCTATGAACTAAACCCGAATCACCCTGCCTCAAATGGATTGGCGACAGCCATCCGTCAGCATGTTGTTGACCTTCAACGGTTTGGAAACTTATCCGTTGCTTTGGATATAGAAGGCAATGCGCCGCTGACTCCTCTGGAAGAGCGCGCGCTTTTTCGCATCGTTCAAGAAGCCCTGAATAATATAATTAAACATTCCGGTTCGACTCAGGCGGCGATTCGCCTGCACTTGACTGAGCCTCTGTGGGTCGAAATCTCAGATCAGGGACAAGGTTTTGATTTGAGGCGCATTGCAAATGGGAACGGCGTTGGGCTGACCGGCATGAGAGAACGCGCGGCTGAAATCGGATGGAATTTACGGGTCGCAGCCTTGCCCGGGTCCGGCGTCAATATTCATATCGAAAAGAATTGA
- a CDS encoding sugar phosphate isomerase/epimerase — protein MRIGLNTDSLGHLPFDEMLKSSADLGIETLEFCCGGWSSAPHVNLNLLVEKESERQTFLAKIHDHGLEIDALNCSGNQLAPGKRGESHARVIRATMKLARLLDVHRIVMMSGLPGGPGDQNANWITTAWPPECHEILRYQWEEVAIPYWRDLVKFAREQGIEKICVEQHGHQLVYNTETLLKLRDSVGEMVGVNFDPSHALWMGGDPLRAIRYLQGAIYHVHAKDTRIDPHNSEINTLLETKPNDRVAERSWNYVTLGYGHSELWWRDFVVQLKQNGYDDVLSIEHEDFNLPPLVGVQKSVALLRNVL, from the coding sequence ATGCGAATCGGTTTAAACACAGACAGTTTGGGGCATTTGCCATTCGATGAAATGCTGAAATCGTCAGCCGATCTGGGCATTGAGACTTTGGAGTTTTGTTGCGGAGGCTGGTCCTCTGCGCCGCACGTAAATCTGAATCTTCTCGTGGAAAAGGAATCGGAAAGACAGACCTTCCTCGCTAAGATTCACGATCACGGTTTGGAGATCGATGCGCTGAATTGCTCCGGGAATCAACTGGCGCCAGGCAAGCGTGGAGAGTCACACGCCCGCGTCATTCGCGCGACGATGAAACTGGCGCGGCTCCTCGACGTTCATCGCATCGTGATGATGTCTGGCTTGCCCGGCGGACCGGGCGACCAAAATGCGAATTGGATCACGACAGCCTGGCCCCCGGAATGCCACGAAATCCTGCGTTATCAATGGGAAGAGGTTGCCATCCCATACTGGCGCGACCTTGTGAAGTTTGCTCGTGAACAGGGAATCGAAAAGATCTGTGTAGAACAGCATGGGCATCAACTCGTGTACAACACAGAGACGCTCCTCAAACTTCGTGATTCTGTCGGCGAAATGGTGGGAGTCAATTTCGATCCGAGTCACGCGCTGTGGATGGGAGGCGATCCACTGCGCGCCATTCGCTACTTGCAAGGCGCGATTTACCACGTCCATGCCAAAGACACGCGCATTGATCCCCACAACAGCGAGATCAACACCTTATTGGAAACCAAGCCCAATGACCGTGTCGCTGAACGTTCCTGGAATTACGTGACTCTGGGTTATGGGCATTCCGAACTTTGGTGGCGTGATTTTGTCGTTCAGTTGAAGCAAAACGGATACGACGATGTTCTGAGCATCGAACATGAAGACTTCAACCTGCCGCCCCTGGTCGGGGTACAGAAATCAGTGGCGCTGTTGCGTAATGTTCTGTAG